Proteins found in one Fusarium keratoplasticum isolate Fu6.1 chromosome 12, whole genome shotgun sequence genomic segment:
- a CDS encoding Bul1-C domain-containing protein: MSPHALAKPRGRSWVPSLVKTDSPIEISVNGHFESKVYTSGSSVTGTVTITPPMNLSFESLEVVFTGSTSTLVQMLQREAPRATHTFLELKMPIPEDSLPESGVLLAGLPYTIPFSFVIPYQLPSASCRNRNPVIRDRHLQPPPTIGSWEHDDLSIHSITIDYAVKAKITLKDKLDKKGKPETIQGRHPVKVMPFFPEQPPLHIHPANPNYQLSQEKLVRKDLLSAKIGHLRVTAVQPDPVVLSADKLQPSEGSVAVELEFWPASSKATPPEVYAKAASLQASTHYSTGHINFLPDQHKHPVGMPNPILTYFIDDAIVLDKQEKLEWEQHPSSGENSRRGSEYSNESQESAGASSSRSRRSSRSDDIIKTASIKHKATLKVPFELPGPDKKVLLPTFFSCLVSRTYTIRIIVTTGPHGSSLALTLPLQIAVEGCNSPQLDGIPHYTQIDGEQDVGDYILPPYEVDL; encoded by the exons ATGTCGCCTCACGCTCTCGCCAAGCCTCGGGGGAGGAGCTGGGTGCCCTCTCTGGTGAAGACGGATTCTCCCATCGAAATCAGCGTTAATGGACACTTTGAATCCAAGGTCTACACGTCCGGTTCATCTGTCACTGGAACTGTGACCATCACTCCCCCAATGAATCTATCCTTTGAGTCCCTCGAGGTTGTGTTCACCGGCTCTACTTCGACTCTGGTTCAGATGCTTCAGCGGGAGGCACCTCGCGCCACACACACCTTCTTGGAGCTCAAGATGCCAATTCCCGAGGACTCTCTTCCTGAATCTGGAGTTCTGCTGGCTGGATTGCCTTACACAATCCCATTCTCCTTTGTGATCCCTTATCAACTTCCTAGCGCCTCTTGCAGAAATAGGAACCCGGTGATCAGGGATCGACATCTCCAGCCGCCCCCCACAATCGGATCTTGGGAGCACGACGACCTCTCCATACATTCTATCACAATCGACTACGCTGTGAAAGCGAAAATCACCTTGAAGGATAAACTCGACAAGAAAGGCAAGCCGGAAACAATCCAGGGCCGTCATCCCGTCAAGGTCATGCCCTTCTTCCCCGAACAACCGCCTCTTCACATTCACCCCGCAAACCCCAATTACCAGCTATCACAAGAGAAGTTAGTGCGAAAAGACTTACTCTCAGCCAAAATTGGTCACCTGAGGGTGACAGCTGTCCAGCCGGATCCCGTTGTACTGTCTGCCGATAAGCTTCAACCATCGGAAGGCTCTGTCGCTGTTGAGCTCGAGTTCTGGCCAGCATCGTCAAAAGCGACACCGCCCGAAGTCTACGCCAAGGCCGCATCTCTGCAGGCATCGACTCATTATTCCACAGGGCACATCAACTTCCTGCCAGACCAGCACAAGCACCCTGTGGGAATGCCCAATCCGATCTTGACCTACTTCATCGACGATGCGATTGTGCTCGACAAACAGGAGAAGTTGGAATGGGAACAGCATCCATCGTCCGGGGAGAATTCCCGACGAGGCTCCGAATACTCAAACGAGAGCCAAGAATCAGCCGGGGCATCAAGCAGTCGATCGAGACGGAGTTCCCGAagcgacgacatcatcaagacggcGTCTATCAAGCATAAAGCAACGCTCAAGGTCCCATTTGAGCTCCCTGGTCCCGACAAGAAGGTTCTTCTTCCGACCTTTTTTTCATGTCTCGTATCTCGAACCTACACAATCCGGATCATTGTGACTACTGGGCCTCATGGGTCAAGCCTTGCCCTGACACTCCCCCTTCAAATCGCAGTCGAGGGCTGCAACTCACCACAATTGGATGGAATCCCTCATTAT ACACAGATCGATGGCGAGCAGGATGTTGGTGACTACATTCTGCCACCATATGAAGTCGACCTGTAG
- a CDS encoding C3H1-type domain-containing protein produces the protein MLPDETIDKAAEKLAAYRSNDVLPEILDQYRVLIDDYRRLKSDYEEEREGRERYKQLARGQERNPFALVVIDGDGYIFDDHFVGSGEEGGSRAAKQLIDSVKNSLRRKGLESCEVMVRVYANLVGLSKSLCKNGLCGAEKRSLASFVAGFNRSYGLADFIDAGELKENADFKLKAILRLYADNAQCKHIYFAACHDVGYVSDLTPFRGNQDRFTLIRTPSLLFHKEFEKLGMNIEDLHGVFRQNPLTYAAPSQSKLNNSSTKLNLASTNLSNGGSASNDAVCQFYNLGKCRYGNSCRLAHIDTKTSSYTSQNSTPSPSIGNGPKPDRNLNSDWRRGSSNSLSKVNIESLPRKEDIPEGFVAVNHVDERLDAFLPTPSGDSIKKLKALSAEKRFCNNKQLFDACDNDACEYDHTPIAEELKPALECLARSVPCSRRGGCRKANCVYGHVCQKADCRHRGGKGYCRFPSRTCLGEYSVTNYVEANDSPMMSPSMDSEDARNAENGGTNLWE, from the coding sequence ATGCTTCCTGATGAGACAATCGACAAGGCGGCTGAGAAGCTTGCCGCGTATCGGAGCAACGATGTACTCCCCGAGATCCTGGACCAGTACCGGGTCCTTATTGACGACTACCGCCGTCTGAAGAGCGATTACGAAGAGGAACGAGAGGGGAGAGAGCGATACAAACAGCTCGCTCGTGGCCAGGAGCGCAATCCCTttgccctcgtcgtcattgACGGAGACGGTTATATCTTTGACGACCACTTTGTCGGCtcgggagaggagggaggtAGCAGAGCCGCCAAACAACTTATCGACAGCGTCAAAAACAGCCTCCGCCGCAAGGGACTCGAGAGCTGCGAGGTCATGGTGCGCGTCTACGCTAATCTCGTGGGCTTGTCCAAGTCTCTCTGTAAGAACGGGCTTTGCGGCGCTGAAAAGCGTTCCCTTGCGTCCTTTGTCGCAGGCTTCAACAGATCTTATGGCCTGGCCGACTTTATCGACGCCGGTGAACTAAAAGAAAATGCCgacttcaagctcaaggccatcctccGCCTCTACGCCGACAATGCCCAGTGCAAGCACATCTACTTTGCCGCCTGCCACGACGTGGGCTATGTCTCCGACCTTACTCCCTTTAGGGGTAACCAAGATAGGTTTACCCTGATCCGCACCCCGAGCTTGCTCTTCCACAAggagtttgagaagctcggTATGAACATTGAAGATCTCCACGGCGTCTTCCGCCAGAATCCCCTCACGTATGCTGCTCCGTCTCAGAGCAAGCTCAACAACTCATCCACCAAACTCAACCTGGCATCTACGAACCTGTCTAACGGGGGTTCCGCCAGCAACGATGCCGTCTGTCAGTTTTACAACCTCGGAAAATGTAGATATGGAAACAGCTGCCGGCTCGCCCATATCGACACCAAAACTTCGTCTTATACGAGCCAGAACAGCACCCCGTCCCCCTCTATCGGTAATGGCCCAAAGCCGGATAGAAACCTCAACAGTGACTGGCGCCGTGGCTCTAGCAACTCCCTCTCCAAGGTCAATATCGAATCACTGCCCAGGAAGGAAGATATCCCAGAAGGCTTTGTCGCTGTCAACCATGTCGACGAACGTCTCGACGCCTTCTTGCCCACGCCTTCCGGCGACTCTATCAAAAAGCTCAAGGCGTTATCTGCCGAGAAGAGATTCTGCAACAATAAGCAGCTGTTTGACGCATGCGACAATGACGCCTGCGAGTACGACCACACCCCAATcgccgaggagctcaagccgGCCCTCGAGTGCCTCGCACGCTCAGTCCCGTGCTCTAGACGAGGCGGGTGCCGAAAGGCTAACTGCGTATACGGGCACGTCTGCCAAAAGGCTGATTGCCGTCACCGAGGTGGCAAAGGCTACTGCCGATTCCCAAGCAGAACATGTTTGGGAGAATACTCTGTCACCAACTACGTCGAAGCCAACGACTCCCCTATGATGTCGCCCTCCATGGACTCGGAGGACGCGCGAAACGCCGAAAACGGTGGCACGAACCTGTGGGAATAG
- a CDS encoding LigB domain-containing protein has protein sequence MAFSVPFLYHFHPCSDNSGQASTMTSLLSFQKPARTPVYFLGIGGPNFMEETDHPAYAQLVAVGREITTKVKPKAVVVFSAHWQAGPSTIQINAAEETDLIYDFYGFPPHYYKYDYPNKGSPELAEKIIARLRDADIDVERVERGLDHGVWAGFMVAFDPIKNPLNVPIVQVSLFGNEDWNQHYQMGQALESLRDEGVLIIGAGMAVHNLHDYRAMRASGRTMPYAYSFDEALKDAVASDPDERRATMSALIRGSEAREAHPTLEHILPLYVAAGAAGSDRGERIWTLPERSLSWAQYRFGVVE, from the exons ATGGCTTTTTCTGTTCCCTTCCTCTACCACTTCCACCCTTGTTCAGATAACAGCGGTCAAGCTAGCACCATGACGTCTCTCTTATCGTTCCAGAAACCAGCTCGCACACCGGTCTACTTCCTCGGAATCGGTGGACCCAACTTCATGGAAGAGACAGATCACCCTGCTTATGCCCAACTTGTCGCCGTCGGCAGGGAGATTACAACCAAAGTCAAGCCGAAAGCAGTTGTCGTCTTTTCTGCTCATTGGCAAGCTGGACCGTCTACAATTCAGATCAATGCTGCTGAAGAGACAGATCTGATCTATGACTTCTACGGCTTTCCGCCTCATTACTACAAATACGACTATCCCAACAAGGGGAGTCCTGAACTTGCTGAAAAGATCATCGCAAGGTTACGAGATGCTGATATTGATGTCGAGAGGGTCGAGAGAGGCCTTGATCATGGAGTCTGGGCGGGATTCATGGTTG CTTTTGATCCCATCAAGAACCCATTGAATGTCCCAATCGTTCAAGTCTCACTCTTCGGAAACGAGGACTGGAATCAACATTACCAAATGGGACAGGCTCTTGAAAGTCTACGAGATGAAGGGGTTCTCATCATTGGTGCCGGAATGGCAGTCCACAACCTGCATGACTACAGAGCAATGAGGGCATCTGGAAGGACCATGCC GTACGCGTATAGCTTTGACGAAGCGCTCAAAGACGCTGTGGCGTCGGATCCAGATGAGAGGCGGGCAACCATGTCAGCCTTGATAAGAGGCAGCGAAGCCAGAGAGGCTCATCCGACGCTGGAGCACATTCTTCCCCTCTACGTTGCTGCCGGCGCTGCAGGATCAGACCGAGGTGAAAGAATCTGGACTTTACCAGAGAGGAGTTTGAGTTGGGCACAGTATCGCTTTGGAGTTGTTGAGTAG